From the Longimicrobium sp. genome, one window contains:
- a CDS encoding MarR family transcriptional regulator translates to MPGKLQQEIRQNRPIETLEEEAYLNVQRTANVLVQGLSDVLKRHDLTPTQYNVLRILRGAGEKGLTAGDVSDRMITRDPDVTRLLDRLEKRGLAERWRCTEDRRVVWTRITPAGREAIAPLDAEIERMHLRQLSHLGAERLGTLIELLEAVREPAQS, encoded by the coding sequence GTGCCCGGCAAGCTCCAGCAGGAAATCAGGCAGAACCGCCCGATCGAGACGCTCGAGGAAGAGGCGTACCTCAACGTGCAGCGTACGGCGAACGTCCTTGTCCAGGGCTTGTCCGACGTCCTGAAGCGCCACGACCTGACGCCCACGCAGTACAACGTGCTGCGCATCCTGCGCGGCGCGGGTGAGAAGGGGCTGACGGCGGGCGATGTCAGCGACCGGATGATCACGCGCGACCCCGACGTCACCCGGCTGCTGGACCGGCTGGAGAAGCGCGGGCTGGCCGAGCGCTGGCGCTGCACCGAGGACCGCCGCGTGGTGTGGACGCGCATCACCCCCGCCGGGCGCGAGGCCATCGCCCCGCTGGACGCGGAGATCGAGCGGATGCACCTGCGCCAGCTCTCCCATCTCGGCGCGGAGCGCCTCGGCACCCTGATCGAGCTCCTCGAAGCCGTCCGCGAGCCGGCGCAGTCCTGA
- a CDS encoding RNA polymerase sigma factor has translation MQRDTRESFQVLRAQAGDRAAFEALLAGVQAPLHGFVTSVVGDRALADDVLQEVFVRIWRKLRWLREPALFRPWAFRIAARAAMRHARRERRLRERWADDAALEHAPAPEPPERIDPALAARLRESMAAVSPASRAVLDLHYLQELTLAETAAVLGISAGTAKSRLAYGLRALRRALDAGPTSIERGTP, from the coding sequence ATGCAGCGCGACACCCGCGAGAGCTTCCAGGTGCTGAGGGCACAGGCCGGCGACCGGGCCGCGTTCGAGGCGCTGCTGGCCGGAGTGCAGGCGCCGCTGCACGGCTTCGTCACCAGCGTGGTGGGCGACCGCGCGCTGGCGGACGACGTGCTGCAGGAGGTGTTCGTGCGGATCTGGCGGAAGCTGCGATGGCTGCGCGAGCCGGCGCTGTTCCGCCCGTGGGCGTTCCGCATCGCGGCGCGGGCAGCGATGAGGCACGCCCGCCGCGAGCGCCGGCTGCGCGAGCGCTGGGCGGACGACGCGGCACTGGAGCACGCCCCCGCGCCCGAGCCGCCGGAGCGCATCGACCCGGCGCTGGCGGCGCGGCTGCGCGAATCGATGGCGGCAGTGTCGCCGGCCAGCCGGGCGGTGCTGGACCTCCACTACCTGCAGGAGCTCACCCTCGCCGAAACCGCGGCCGTGCTCGGCATCTCCGCCGGCACCGCCAAGTCGCGGCTCGCCTACGGCCTCCGCGCGCTGCGCCGGGCGCTGGACGCCGGCCCCACTTCCATCGAACGAGGAACCCCATGA
- a CDS encoding PAS domain S-box protein: MQLATHGSRQDPPADLRADAPHVAARYAAALVTVAAAAGFCALLRPWIAPNFLVVFLFAVVLAAWYGGLGPGIVASILSVVAVDLFFLSPGDPLSVRGPGEAVKLGFFVAAGYIASVLNQRLIDARRRAEREAAEAAQLAGQLQEQAVELEVQAEEMQSLNEELQQQIDESEALRRGVEAAHERLEAAHGETQRAGDRLRQILETMAEGVLLVASDGRITFANQAAARVLGIPREELVTMHRGDPRLAAFRGDAPLPLEEGPAGRVLRTGETVLGDEVELTRGGRRVALRVSAAPLHAQGDGVVVTIDDVTAQREAAAALRQSEARFRTMADSAPVMMWTAGPDALFDWVNRPWLEFTGRGIDDELGNGWADGVHPDDYQRCMTLYLSSFEARREFRMEYRLRRHDGEYRAVLDHGFPLVTAEGALAGYIGSCIDITELREAGDQQRFLADAGTVLSSSLDYTETLRRVARLAVPVMADVCVIDVLDEGRIERVDAANADAAQDAAARRLLDFTPSLVSSDPVAVVMRTAHPLVVNDGAAPPGVAELQPEDTVRELGVRAYMAVPLVARGRVLGSILLCATTSGRRYDDVELERAEELARRAAFAVDNARLYQRALEANRAKNDFLAVMSHELRTPLNAILGYTDLFLMGIPAALPEPLAPQVGRMQSAARHLLELIDEILTFARIEAGQEEVRAAPVAVSALVEEVAALVEPLALERGIGFEVRGPDPDFTLVADGRKVRQVLTNLLGNAVKFTDRGKATLEARRDGDAAAFVVGDTGMGIYPDQLERIFEPFWQAEQGLIREHGGSGLGLSVARQLARLMGGDITVRSTPGRGSEFTFTVPVEA; the protein is encoded by the coding sequence GTGCAGCTCGCGACCCACGGCTCCAGGCAGGATCCTCCCGCCGATCTCCGCGCGGATGCGCCGCATGTCGCCGCCCGGTACGCGGCGGCGCTCGTCACCGTCGCCGCCGCGGCGGGCTTCTGCGCGCTGCTGCGGCCGTGGATCGCGCCCAACTTCCTCGTCGTCTTCCTCTTCGCCGTGGTCCTGGCCGCGTGGTACGGCGGGCTGGGGCCCGGCATCGTGGCCAGCATCCTTTCCGTCGTCGCCGTCGACCTCTTCTTCCTCTCCCCCGGCGACCCGCTCAGCGTGCGCGGGCCGGGCGAGGCGGTGAAGCTGGGGTTCTTCGTCGCGGCGGGATACATCGCCAGCGTGCTGAACCAGCGCCTGATCGACGCGCGCCGCCGGGCCGAGCGCGAGGCGGCCGAGGCGGCGCAGCTGGCCGGGCAGCTCCAGGAGCAGGCGGTGGAGCTGGAGGTGCAGGCCGAGGAGATGCAGTCGCTGAACGAGGAGCTGCAGCAGCAGATCGACGAGTCCGAGGCGCTGCGCCGGGGGGTCGAGGCCGCGCACGAGCGCCTGGAGGCGGCGCACGGCGAGACGCAGCGTGCGGGCGACCGGCTGCGGCAGATCCTGGAGACGATGGCCGAGGGGGTGCTCCTGGTCGCGTCCGACGGCCGCATCACCTTCGCCAACCAGGCGGCGGCGCGCGTCCTGGGCATCCCGCGCGAGGAGCTGGTGACGATGCACCGCGGCGACCCGCGGCTGGCGGCCTTCCGCGGCGACGCTCCCCTCCCGCTGGAGGAGGGGCCCGCGGGGCGCGTGCTGCGGACGGGCGAGACGGTCCTCGGCGACGAGGTGGAGCTCACGCGCGGCGGCCGGCGGGTGGCGCTGCGGGTGAGCGCCGCGCCGCTGCACGCCCAGGGCGACGGCGTGGTGGTGACGATCGACGACGTGACCGCCCAGCGCGAGGCCGCCGCCGCGCTGCGCCAGAGCGAGGCGCGCTTCCGCACCATGGCCGACAGCGCGCCGGTGATGATGTGGACGGCGGGGCCCGACGCGCTCTTCGACTGGGTGAACCGCCCCTGGCTGGAGTTCACCGGGCGGGGGATCGACGACGAGCTGGGGAACGGCTGGGCCGACGGCGTGCACCCGGACGACTACCAGCGGTGCATGACCCTCTACCTCTCCAGCTTCGAGGCGCGGCGCGAGTTCCGCATGGAGTACCGCCTGCGCCGCCACGACGGCGAGTATCGCGCGGTCCTCGACCACGGCTTCCCCCTCGTCACCGCCGAGGGCGCGCTCGCCGGCTACATCGGCTCGTGCATCGACATCACCGAGCTGCGCGAGGCGGGCGACCAGCAGCGCTTCCTGGCCGACGCGGGAACGGTGCTTTCCTCGTCGCTCGACTACACCGAGACGCTGCGGCGCGTAGCCCGCCTGGCCGTGCCCGTGATGGCGGACGTGTGCGTGATCGACGTGCTGGACGAGGGCAGGATCGAGCGCGTCGACGCCGCCAACGCCGACGCCGCGCAGGACGCCGCCGCGCGCCGCCTGCTGGACTTCACCCCCAGCCTCGTCTCCTCCGACCCCGTGGCGGTGGTGATGCGCACCGCGCACCCGCTGGTGGTGAACGACGGCGCGGCGCCGCCGGGCGTGGCCGAGCTGCAGCCGGAAGACACCGTCCGCGAGCTGGGCGTGCGCGCGTACATGGCCGTCCCGCTGGTGGCCCGCGGCCGCGTGCTGGGCTCTATCCTGCTCTGCGCGACGACGTCGGGCAGGCGCTACGACGACGTGGAGCTGGAGCGCGCGGAGGAGCTGGCGCGCCGCGCGGCGTTCGCGGTGGACAACGCGCGGCTGTACCAGCGGGCGCTGGAGGCCAACCGCGCCAAGAACGACTTCCTGGCGGTGATGAGCCACGAGCTGCGCACGCCGCTGAACGCCATCCTGGGCTACACGGACCTCTTCCTGATGGGGATTCCCGCCGCGCTGCCGGAGCCGCTGGCGCCGCAGGTGGGGCGGATGCAGAGCGCCGCGCGCCACCTGCTGGAGCTGATCGACGAGATCCTGACCTTCGCGCGGATCGAGGCGGGGCAGGAGGAGGTCCGCGCCGCGCCGGTGGCCGTCTCCGCGCTGGTGGAGGAGGTCGCCGCCCTGGTGGAGCCGCTGGCGCTGGAGCGGGGGATCGGGTTCGAGGTGCGCGGACCGGACCCGGACTTCACCCTGGTGGCCGACGGGCGGAAGGTGCGGCAGGTGCTCACCAACCTGCTGGGGAACGCGGTGAAGTTCACCGACCGGGGGAAGGCGACGCTGGAGGCGCGGAGGGACGGCGACGCGGCTGCGTTCGTGGTGGGCGACACGGGGATGGGGATCTATCCCGACCAGCTGGAGCGGATCTTCGAGCCTTTCTGGCAGGCCGAGCAGGGGCTGATCCGCGAGCACGGCGGCTCGGGGCTGGGCCTCAGCGTCGCCCGCCAGCTCGCGCGCTTGATGGGCGGCGACATCACCGTCCGCAGCACGCCGGGGAGAGGAAGCGAGTTCACGTTCACGGTGCCGGTCGAGGCGTGA